TTCTCTTGGATATCAGTAATTTGGATATTGTCTTTGATATTATTTGAATTgtatttcaaactttttatttcatttgctattcacTTTATATCATTTTATGAatcgttttcaattttttttcaatttgtcTTGTTTTGAAGAATTGCTATTAATGATAATAATAGTTTGTATGGTgctatttcaaaaaaattttccatttaATCCTATTATTCCAATTATAAAGCTGTTATAACGTTTTGTACATTGAAATTTCATTCGGTGTAACATGCAAAATTCTTCTCCTTCTGAATTGGATATGTACAACTTATATAACACATccgaaaaaaaatttctcaaatcaTTATGTTTCTCAAATAATTTCACTATTTATAACTTTAAGGAGATGCTTCCTTCTAAATAAATATGTTATGATGCACTATAGTAGCCTTAATAATCAACcattattttcttctaaatcACTTATAATTATGATcatataaaattttaaacacAACTTAAGAAAAACAtaattgaaatgacaaaaagtAAGATCACAATAGTGCCTACACTTGCATTCCAAAATACCAAAACTCATGatactttttatatagtaatgaGATGTACCTTGATGGCGTCTATATATGTAAAGAAGCACGAATtcattttataaatatattgaCTTAAAACTCATTCTATATTTAATTGTTACAACTATATTTTTATTGAATATACTATATATGtactctttcctttttttccctttcacaAATATGTCCCCTCATATTACGTGTTTCAATCTTTGAAACATACATCAGCACATATTATTGTAACATATAGTTTCTTGTTGAATATCTTAACCTAGAGCCATTTATCTCATTGTAATGTATACATCAACATGTGTCATTGTAATGTATGATAGCTGTTCATCTCATTATAACATATGTATTAACACGTGTCATTGTAATGTATAGTAATCGTTTATCTCACTATAACGTATGCATCAACATGAATCGCGTAATGTATAATTGTTGTTGATCTCATTGTAACATATACATCAGCTTGTGTCATTGTATCGTATAGTTTTTCAACATCTTTTAGTGGCATTGagctttaaatttttttgggtaTGTAATCTATCTTTCATGATTATCTTATCTAACTAATTCACTTACAAAAATTATGAACCTGAAGGGTaaatatctaatttttttttactcattGTGAGAATTTTCAACTTTTACGAAGTCACATTAGTGTTTTCTAAAATGCTTAACTTGTTACTTAGAAAAGACTAAGTTACATACAACTAAATTAAATTAATGGAACTCCAAAAAGTTTGAAGAATTCTAATGCAACTTCACAAAATCTTGATCTATACTCTAAATCATAGAATAAACATCAAGGCAAGGGAGCTGTTTCCTTAAAAATGGAAAAGTAACCAACTAGAAAGGAAAATGTAACGTAAAATGAAAAATGTAATGTTTAAGACATTTGTATGTACTACTTTTATATTATTAGTAATAGTTCACGTGCTTTGCACGTGATTATactattttaaaatatattattctTTAGATACTAAAAACCTATTGTGAAATTTTGATTACCAACATTATAATATAGtgtttttatattatttattttttttagccaattacttttaaaaattttattaaattaaaagagaaaaaaaacattTCAATGTAGTTAACATGTCCCttaggattaaatttggaatcatgaatcaaacatttttttaatttatagcTTAAACTCTAACCTATCAAGTATTGATAATATCATGTTTTACCAAAATTGTTGTATATTCATGATTTTATTACATATAAACCGCAATTGTTACAATTTTTTATAAATGAAGAATATAATTAAGCtaaaaaataaacatacatgtaatttgaattctttgtattctttttattactatttttgtcaataatgGAGTATAAATGATTTACCACGTAAAATTTTTTGGCTTATAGATTTTGacaattgaaattttatagatAGAGATaattgtatttttcatttttcattttcttttaatcatatttttttcatttttcttttcttttaatcatatttttctttttttattgctCTTATTGATAATAACACTTTATATGGTGctatttcaaattttcttttttctagtttAATACTTCCTTTCTTCCTATTGAAAGTGTTATCCTTTCTATTTTGGGATGTTGcaaaatatttgtcatgtttgaaaaatcaaagtacctttagtttctctttccaatatagtcattttttctaatcatatacatgttaccattcaaatttaaaatttaaatttgtggggataaaattgaaaagaaaagtacAAACATCACAATAAAACCACTATTATTAAAAAGTTGGATTCCCCAAATATGATTAAATAATTGGGACGAAGGAAGTACTGTTATTTCAGTTATAACTGTTTGTCCATTGAAATTTCATTGGGTGCAACATGAAAAATTCTTCTCCTTCTGAATTGGATGTGTACAATTTATATAACACATCCGAAAACTATTTCTCAAATCATTAtgtttttcaaataatttcattGTTTATAACTTTAGGGTGATGCTTCCTTCTAATTAAATATGGTATGACATAATATAGTAACCTTAATAATTAACCATCATCTTCTTTTAAGCCACCTACAATTAAGATTACATGAAACTTTAACCAAGAACATAATTGAAATGATAAAAAGTGAGATTATAATAGTGCTTACACTCGCGCGCCAAAGTTTCAGGACTCATGATAttttttataaagtaataataataatgatactTCTTTCAGGCTAATAGCTGGGTTCAACCATGAATAAATCAAATCTGACAGCAGACCTTTACCACATTGAAAGACTTCAAATTGGGGACAACCTTAAAACGTAAAAAGCACATAGCATTGGGACCAATATTGAAGAAAGCATGATTGCGGTTCCCACTTCCCACTATAGTCCACCTTTGCTGGCATCCCACCAACCACACAAATCCAATTCCCAGCCTGATCAGAAAACCTTGCCGCCATATACTGCCGTTTTAACAGACCCGCGCGAAATAAACGCGCCTGTGTAGAGACTGGAATCCAATACGCCTCCACAGCAATAGTGCTAGAAAACTCCTGATCCTTgtcagaaaagaaaacaaaccgaCCGCAtcataattatataaaaatataagggGGTATAAAATAAATCTCCCAAAACCGTCAAATCTTTGCCAGTTTCGCTTTTGTTTTCTGTCGCTCATTAGAGCAAACGACTCTGTTCCAATCCAACGTGGTTTCGAGggtaaaaaaacaaaacaaaacaaagtttCCTTTTTCTGATCACTTTCAAAAACCAAACCCCTTCTTCTAAGTCTGCAAAATTAgccctttttatatataaatccAGCCAATTCAAACTTCACCTGCGTTCTCTGACAAGGATTTTCACCTGGGAAAAAAATTACCCCTTTTGCgcttttgttttaatattttaatataAAACTTATTTCTTGGAAGCTTGTGAAGGAAAACCCAGTCACAGTATTCTGTTTCCGTGGAAAAATTCCTTGCTTTCTCGAGTCTTCTGCTGTTCCTGGTAAAATCCCAGTTACCACAATCTCAAGAAGAAAAGAAcccttgtgttttttttttttttttttttaaacttattaGGCTTATTTTTGTTGCTTGCTTGATTTTatctaaattttcttttgcttttgcggGTTGTGAAGTGATCATGGAGAGTAGAAGAGGAGGAGGACAAAAGGGTGATAAGTATTCTAGTCCCGAGGCTCCAAGAAGGAGATCATTCAGCAAAAAGCCACCTAGAGGTatcgttttccttttgattttgtgttattatatatatttttaacagTTTTCATTTTTGTTCATGCTTCGATTAGTTGATGCTTGAGCAGTtcttttacttgttttctaAAGACTATTCATTTTTCTCTGGTGATTTgcataattttctattatatcgtGGTAACAGTATTTAGTCCCGGATGGTTTGGGTTGATGATGACAATAATTCCTCTGTTTACCGTTCATAGCTTCTGTTATCAGGTGCAGTTTTAGGAAACTCTACATGGTCCCCCCCTCCCCCTGCCGCCGCCCCTCCCCCCCAACacaaagaaaaataaggaaaataagGGGGAGGAAATCTATTTTGGATTTTTGCTGTCTGGTGGTGTTCTTGTGTCTGCTTGTTGTACTTTGTACGGATCTTGCCATCTCTGGTTCCCTGTATGTGGATTAGGTGCATTGTTTGGAATGGCCTTCGAGGAATTAGAAATCAAGTTCATTTTTTTACCTATCTGAAGTCTGGTGAAATTATGTAGCGTTCTCATAGGGGTCATGTTAATGTGTCGAAGTATAATATAGTTTGTAAAATTTGGGAAAACATGTAGCATGTCTTAGATGATAGCGATCTTGTAACTTTCTTAGCTAATATCTGTTGGATTCTGGCCGGTGTATGTGGTAATAGGAGGTTCTTAGTTATCAAAAAACAGATTGAAGTAGCTTTCTGGAAAATGTGTGTCCtgagtttttgtttttgttcagaAGAAACATGGTGTGTTGGAAATCATAAATGAGAATGTGGCATCATGGTAATTCTCATAAATGAGAATTGTGGTACAATAATGACAGTCAATTTGGAGCACTACTTGCTGAATGTGCTTTAATAAAGATTGGTATGAAAATTTGGTGTGTAGTTCTTATGTGTCATTTTTGCTGCTCCATTGTACCATGAATACCCTGTTTTTTAGTTGTTGGTGCATTTAAGGATCAATAGCTTGGGCTTACGCATTAATAAAGATTGGTATGAAAATTTGGTGTGTAGTTCTTATGTGTCATTTTTGCTGCTCCATTGTACCATGAATACCCTGTTTTTTAGTTGTTGGTGCATTTAAGGATCAATAGCTTGGGCTTACGCATGTTCTGTTTTGTTACTTTGATTCGTTTGCTTTTTGTGTTTCTCAAAAAGCTTCCAATTATTACCTTGTCATATAATTACTCTTACCACCAATTAGTAGGGTTATCCGGGTTATCCCccctcccccaaaaaaaaaaaggccccTGCTGTTTAATTCATTTATCTGATTTTTTGTCAGATGCATTGCTAGCAGCAACTAAATTCATGGTATCCATTTTCTCCAGGTAGTTGGCAGCCTACAGTGCCGTCATGGGAGAAAACATTCTGCAAAGTGGTTGGTTCACTGGATTGGGAAAAATTACTGTACATGAAGAAGTTTGTGTACCTTTATGAGAATGTGGTGAAGTGGGATGACTCTGCAGGTGAAGAAGCATTTCACAATGCGAAAAAACGGTTCTTGGCCAACATGCGTGGCCTTCCTTGTGATGTAACATTGCCTGATCCAGATCTTTACATCGATGAAGTTGATTGGGATTCAAAAATTGATACTGAGCTGCTATCAGAGCTTGAATATAGATCTGTGGTTCCTGTTATGGCTGAAAACCACGAACCAGTGGTAATATTTGGTGATAGTCTTCTCGACAACCAAGGTTTCTCGGCTTCTGGTTGGGGTGATTGTGAAGCGGATTTCAAAAAAGCTACCAATTCATCTTCCCATAATCATGATAGCCCAGGGGAGCGAAGTGTTTGCAAGAGCAAAGTATCCGCAAAAGAGAATGGCTGGGAAGATTCAGGGAATAATGCGTGTGTACCAGATGCTGGCAGTGGATTCATGGGAGATACTGGATGGGGAGATGGTTGGGACAATTCCTGGTCCTGGGATAATCCTAATGATAAAAAACTGGACTGTAACTATCTGAAAGGTCCTGAGAATGGTGGAGCTGGGGACAACACTTGGGATGTAAGCTATGGCAAGAAGGTTAATGCTGGTAGATTCATGTCAAGGTACAAGACTACAAGGTTCCATGGCAACGAGCAACACGGTAGTTACACATGGAGGAATGGTAATGGCCGGAAGGAGAGGGGAGCTTTTGTTTATAACAGCTCAAATGCAGAACGCTGGATGAACTCATGCGGGCCTTTGAGTTACCATGCTGCTGGCAACGCTGGACAGGCATGGAATTTGGAAAAGCCAGTTTCTTGAAATATATTGGAGACATGATTGTATTCTAGTAAATCATTGTGAAGTAGGGTGTATAATATTCTTATTGAACCATATTGTCTACGGTATAGGTACCAATTTTGGTGACATATTGTTTGAGAGACCTTCTCCCCTGAAATTTTGAACATAGATGAATTGGGGGCGAGTGGAGTGCCAGCTTATGTAAGATTGGTTtgctgttttttgtttttttgttttttttttttttcgcttttGATTTCTCTTGTTTCTCCACTGGCTAAGGGAAGTTGttgttttgtttctttcatCTTCTTTCTGGCCTAACAAAAAAGAGGGAGGAGGGGAAGCAAATAGTCAAATATGGTAAGGTCAAAAGAGATCTAAAGTGGTAAGGTCCTTGCTTGCCAACTAGTAATGTATGAAGTGGAAGGTATGTTTCCAGGAAGACAGCAAAGAGTCAGCTCTTCTGAAATATTTGCAAATTCACTCAGTCCAAAATCAGAAGATTAAGAGGAAAATGTTTGCATGATTTATGAACATGCCCAAGGCTGCGGAGTAACGATTCGCATTCTTTTAAGAGTTAAGAGAATTAAAAACAAGAAACAGGGAATAGAAGCTAAATGGAAAACAAAATCAGGCAGTACGAACATGCAGAAATATGTTTATACAAATTGGTAGCGAGTATTTTTGTCTAAAAAACTTGACAAGGGATCAATCGAGGACCCCTTCAATCTAATAATAAATTCTGGATCCAGGATTGATCTACATCAATGACAAAATTCCAAGCTATGATTACCTGTCTATAAATGATCAAGAATGATGATACTCTAAGAAGAATAAGACAAAATAATGAATGATCACCCCTGATGATCAAGACAACGAAGTTTACCAAGATGCAGCAGAGTCCTCTGCCGGCAGTGGGTGATACAGGAAAGCAGCTGACTGAGAAAGGAGAGAGTGAAAACTTAGTGGAAAAAGGGCTGTATTTATTTCGAATCCTAGTCCAGACAGGTTTCTGGGCATTTTGGGTCTTAAATTGTTTGCTGCCCAATTAAAGCGGCCCATTTCTTTGTCCTTAATagtaacaagaaaacaaaaaatgtaaAGGAATTTGGCGCTCCATTTCTTTAATCTCAAATTAAAATCAGTCTGCTAAAATCCTAgctacgttttttttttttttttgccctttttttggtttctttgtcgagttttcttttgaattgtcctttttttttttttgggttttataGTATTTTACTTCAAGGAAAATCTCTAGTTCTTGTTAGTTGTTTGTGTGGTTTGGCAGCCTTGTAGACTTTGAGATGAATATTATGATTTTTACTTACCTCTTTAGAAAGTGAAAATCATTGGTTAAAAGTTTATTAAGGACTagaaaatttggatgatttcaaTTCAAAATAGATAGAGTGTAACTGTTAAAAAAAGAGTTTCAATCATCAAACGGGCCTTGCGTTGTCTAAATTCGTGCTTTCTCCCGTTGGTTCGCATGAGCAACCAATGTCAACCCTTTTTTCCGCAGGTTCTTGGCAGCCTAAAGCACTTTCATGAGAGAAAAGATTCTGTGAAGTAGTTTGTTTAACTTTATAACGTGTTGGATTGGGAATGGCTCTTCTGGTGAAGATCCATGAAATGAATATAGACTCATGGCATAGATGGGGTTTATTCATAGGACCTTAGCTGCTATTGCACTTTGAACGTAGATGGGGTTCGTGATGTGGCTAAATATAACGATTATGTGATcattttccccaaaaaaaagcTACATAATTCATCTTCCATAACATGATAGCCCAAAGGATTGAAGTCTGAAATGGCTATGTAATTGCAAGAGGCAATGATAGGAAGATTCTGCAGGTAGCAGTGCATTTGCCCCACATCTAGTTCCTGGGTTGAGatcatggttcaaagactcCGCTGAGTCATCACCGAAACAAGGCTCTCCGTTCTGATATTGGGACGAAATAACTCCAAGATAATGGATCATTAAGAACTCGATCGAGTCTCAAGACGGATAGAAATGGTCGAATTGCTCCGAATCaacttgaatttttattatttttgctaatattttattatttttatttattatttttttatgttattcataatttttaaaatattaaatgatTTAAAATTTGCTTATTGCGGAGATCGTGACTGGTATGTCGAAATCGATGTGCAACGGTTCGATCAGCGATCGCGACTTTAAACCATGGTTGATATAGTTTCACTCATTATCAAAAAGGTACCGAAATATCTGAAACCCATCGAGATTGGTGGAATTTTGGGGCAGCTGGGATAAAAGCAATGACAGATAAAGTATACTTAAGTTACAAGACTTCAAGATTTCTTGTTTCTGAGCAACATGGTGGTTATGCGTGGAGGGTCCATAGCCCCAAGGATTGATCAACTCAGTCCGCGTGGTACTTGAACTTTTCTTGGCCTGGAAGCTATCTTGCTTCCGGCACAGTTGGCAGAGATGGATGacgcaacggatcttctatTCTACATTTTGTGCTACTTTTTATTCCACTTTTTATTAAATTGCTATTTCTCCtgcataaacatcatgttttagttcttttttattttcttaagatccaataactattaattgagtaaaaaataaatacaacagtttcaaaaaaataatatataatagaaaattaaaaaatatagcagaaaa
The Coffea arabica cultivar ET-39 chromosome 6c, Coffea Arabica ET-39 HiFi, whole genome shotgun sequence genome window above contains:
- the LOC113691917 gene encoding uncharacterized protein; the encoded protein is MESRRGGGQKGDKYSSPEAPRRRSFSKKPPRGSWQPTVPSWEKTFCKVVGSLDWEKLLYMKKFVYLYENVVKWDDSAGEEAFHNAKKRFLANMRGLPCDVTLPDPDLYIDEVDWDSKIDTELLSELEYRSVVPVMAENHEPVVIFGDSLLDNQGFSASGWGDCEADFKKATNSSSHNHDSPGERSVCKSKVSAKENGWEDSGNNACVPDAGSGFMGDTGWGDGWDNSWSWDNPNDKKLDCNYLKGPENGGAGDNTWDVSYGKKVNAGRFMSRYKTTRFHGNEQHGSYTWRNGNGRKERGAFVYNSSNAERWMNSCGPLSYHAAGNAGQAWNLEKPVS